The nucleotide window CAATCGTCTTTCTGCGTGAAAACGGCAATATCAGCACGGGCGGAACCGCCGTCGACTGTACGGACATCATTCACCCCGATAATGCGGAACTGGCTGTCCGCGCCGCCGCTGCGATCGGCATTGATATCGCTGGCATTGACATCGTGACGGCCGATATATCGAAGTCTATCCTTGAGACAGGCGGCGTCATCGTGGAGGTCAACACGGCGCCCGGCATACGAATGCATCTGTATCCGTCGGCCGGCAAAGCGCGTGATGTGGCGGCCGACATCGTTAGCCTTTTGTTCCCGGATGTTTCGTCAACGCAGTTCCCTATTGTCTCCGTCACGGGGACAAATGGCAAGACGACGACAGCCCGGCTTATTCAGCACGTTTTAATGACAACAGGGAAAACTGTTGGGCTGACGAGCACGAGCGGGACCTTTATCAACAAAAAATGCATTTGCCGGGGGGACAATTCCGGGCCTACGAGCGCTCGCTCGCTACTCGCGAACAAGGCCGTCGACGCCGCCGTGTTGGAGACGGCGCGCGGTGGGATCATCCGAGAGGGGCTGGGTTACGACAGCGCCGACGTTGGCGTTATTACGAACATCACGGAGGATCATCTCGGGCTTGACGGTGTTGAGACGCTGGAAGACCTCGTTTTTGTCAAATCGCTTGTCGCTGAGGCTGTCAAGGACGGCGGCTATGCTGTTGTCAATGCGCTCGACGCGGCGACACCTGGGATTTTAAAGCGCCTGATGCAAAAAAGGATCAACGCCGAACCGGTTTTGTTTTATAATGCCCCCGAAGCCGACAGTCAGTTTGACGGCCTAAACGGCATTCGCGTCTTTAATGAGGGCGGCTGGATTCGCGTCATAGACGGCGAAAAGCGCCTTGGCATTGTGCGCGTCAACGAGATTCCGGTGACACTCGGCGGGCGCATCACCTGCAATGTTGATAATGCGCTGGCAGCTACCGCGGCCCTGTACGCCCTGAAAATCCCGGCGGAACAGATCAGAGCCGGTCTGTTAAGCTTTACGGACAATATCGGCCGTTTCGAATTATACGATTACAGCGGCGTGGCCGTCATGCTCGACTATGGGCACAATCCCGCCGGATATGAAAATGCCGTCGCCGTCTGCCAAAATCTCACGCCGCGCCGCCTAATCGGTGTTGTGGGCATGCCAGGCGACAGAACGGACGCATCCATTGCGGCGGTCGGGCGCCTCTGCGGGGCGTCTTTTGACAGGCTTTATGTCAAGGAAGACACAGATAGGCGCGGCAGGGCGTCTGGCGAGGTGGCACACCGAATTGCCGCTTCGGCCTTTGAAATCGGATTTTCACGGGACAGTCTGGAAATTGTTCTAGACGAAACGGCGGCTGCCATGCAGGCCTTGACGGCAGCGCGCCGGGGAGACCTTGTTGTTATTTTTTATGAAAAACTCACACCGCTACAGCGCCTGCTCGATGAGCTGGGTGCTATTAAACAGTATCCCGGCATCAACAGCAAGATTTTAGCCTGTGTTTAATCAAGCTGACGTAATAAAACCTAAAGACCTTCTTAGAGCGCTAAACAGCCTCAGAAGGTCTTTGACTTGTCAAGATGCCCGGAAAAATTTGTCTTACCGTTTGTCAACACACCGTTGCAAATTATCGGCTGTTGTGCTTTCATAATATCAGGTGAAATTGTTGGTTGGCTTAAATTTCTGATGACGGGGAAACGGGGTGTTTTATGGTTATTGACATAAACGATGTCGGGAAGCGGTTCGGGCACTTGCGTGTCTTATCCGGCATTTCTTTAACGGCACAGCCGGGGGAGATATTGTGCTTGTTGGGGCCGTCCGGCGCCGGGAAAACGACGCTCATCCGGCTGATTACCGGCGCGCTTTGCCCCGACGGCGGGACGATTACCTACGACGGGGAGAAAATCCCGACAATGGCGTCTATCCGTCATATCGGTTATATGCCCCAAAATGACGCCGTGTACAACGACATAACAGGACTTGACAATCTCCTGTTTTTTGGCAGGCTTTACGGGCTCAAAGGCGCGCGGTTAAAGGACGCTGCCACGCGGATGCTCACGCTCGTCAATCTGACGGATGATCAAAACAAACTCGTCTGCAATTATTCCGGGGGCATGAAAAAGAGGCTGTCTTTGGCGGTTGCGCTGTTGCACGACCCGGATATCCTTGTTTTAGATGAGCCGACCGTCGGCATTGACCCGCTCCTGCGCCAGACGATTTGGGACAAATTTAACGATCTTGCCGCACGCGGCAAGACGATTATCATTTCGACGCATGTGATGGATGAAGCGGATAAGTGCAAGAAGGCGGCACTTTTGTATCAGGGGCTTTTAATCGAGCATGACACCGTTGCAGCCTTGAAGGACAAAACAGCCTCCGGCAGTTTGGAAGAGCTTTTCTTCATGGCCGGGAAAGCAGGTGCGGCGGAATGAAGGGTGTTTTTTTGAGAGTTATCCGCCAGATGGCAAACGATAAGCGCTCACTCGCGCTCATTTTTATCGCGCCGCTTATGATTCTCACACTGCTGTTTCTGCTGCTGGGAGACAGCCCATACGTCCCTAAACTGGCTGTTTCAAGCTCTATGCCGAGTCAGGCTGTGACACGCCTTGAAGAACAGGACGTGACTGTCACACATCTTGCAGCAGACGCTGATGTTGAGACACTTCTGAAAAACGGCGACATTGATGCCTACCTCTCCATGGCACCGGGCTCTGCCGACATCAAAATGCTGGAGCCGGACAGCGTAAAAATGGGGAAGATCACGACGGCCGTTAAAAACGCGCTGGAAACGTCATCTGGACAGCAGGGCCTTAGTTTCTCCTATATTTATGGTGAGGTGACAAGCACCTTTGACAGCCTCGGGTATGTCCTCTTAGGCGTGATGGCATTTTTCGTTGTCTTCATCCTGTCGGGCGTGTCGTTTATCCGCGAGCGAACAACCGGGACAATGGAAAGGCTGATGTTGACACCGGTGAAGCGCTTATCCGTTGCCGCGGGCTACACAGCCGGGTTTGGTGTTTTCGCCGCTATGCAAAGCGCCGTTTTGGTCCTTTATGCGCAAAGCGTTCTGGGACTCCATTTTTCCGGTTCTGTTCTGCTGGCTGTGCTGATTATGGTTCTCCTGGCGTTCACCGCCGTCGCGACGGGGACGTTTATCTCCATTTTTGCCAACAATGAGTTCCAGGTTGTCCAGTTCATACCGGTCATCATTATCCCGCAGATTTTCTTCTCCGGAATGATCCCGATTGACACGCTGCCCTATCATTTAGGGATTTTAAGCTACGTAATGCCGGTGTATTACGGCTGTACGGCACTGAAGGCCGTGCTCCTCAAGGGCGAAGGGATTACTGCTGTCTGGCCTTATCTGCTTGTTTTGGTGGGTTTGCTGTTGCTCCTGTCGCTGATCAATACACTGGCGCTGAAAAAATACAGAAGCATTTAATTGAATGTAAATTCAAAATGAAGAAAAGCCGACAAACAAAACGATATACGCAACGAAGAGCACCTGCCAAAGCGGCAGGTGCTCTTTTCGACCAGATTGATTTGCCCGCCATGCGGAAAAAGAAAGGCTTTATATATCGCTGTAACGGCCGCTGTTTAAAACATTTTCGATAAAAACGGTGACGACCTCTTTATCAAACTGTGTGCCGCTGTTATGAATGAGCTCTTCAACCGCTTCTTCTTTTGTCATGCGGGCGCGATAGGGCCGGTCGCTCGTCATGGCGTCATACGCGTCGGCAACGGCAATGATTTTTGACACAAGCGGGATGGCATCCCCCCGGATGCCGCGCGGATAGCCTTTACCGTCAATGTATTCATGGTGATATAGGATGTAATCGGCAATGCCGGCGTGCTCGTCAGAATTGCACAGGATACGCCAGCCGGATTCGGAATGTTTTTGAATTTCTTCGCGTTCAGTCTTCGTGAAAACGCCGCGCTTTGTCAAGATACCATCGTCGATGCCGATTTTGCCGATGTCGTGCAGCAATCCCGCAACGGAAATTTGTGTGAGCTGTTCGGCGTCAAAATTCATTTCAGCGGCGATTGCCTCAGAAATTTTGCTGACTCTGCTTGAGTGAACCACTTCGCCGGAGCACTTTTCATAAAGTGTCTTCATGATGATGCTGACGGTTTTGTTTCGTGTGCTTGCGCTCTCGTGCATTTTATTTTTATACATTTTGTTTTCCGCTTCCGAGACAACAAGGTCCATATCGGACGCAGCAGTATGCTTGACGGCGTAGCCAAAGGACAGGGAGAGGTCAAGCTGCTTGATTTTGACCTTTGATTGCAGCCTCTTGATACGGCGGACGATTTTACCAGCCTCTGCATTGTCCGTATTCGGGAGGATGATGACAAATTCATCGCCGCCGATGCGGGCAGAAATATCCTCTTTCCGGCAGCCCTCTTTGATGATAGCAGCCGCGCTGCGCAGCAGCTCGTCGCCTTGAATATGGCCGAACGAATCGTTAATAAGCTTCAGACCATTGACGTCCGCCATAACAATCGTCAACGGCATGTACTGCTCTTCGTTCATCTGGCAGAGCATCGAGTCAAAATAACGCCTGTTGTAGAGCCCTGTCAGATGGTCGTGAAAACTGAGGTATTTAATTTCCGCAAACGCCTTTTCCCGCTCTGTCACATCAAAGATGATGGAAAAAACGACCTGATCGTTATTGTGCGTAATCGGACAGGAATAAACGTCAACAACGCGTTTGTAGCCGTTTTTAAGACGGTGGGACGTAGAGTAAAACCGGCGCCTGTCGGGGTCCGAAGCCGGCTCAAAATTTTCGGGGCCGTCATTAATATTATCTATTGTGAGGGACAGCAGGTCGTCTTTCGAATAGCCGTAGAAGGAGACGGCGGCAGGGTTTGCATCAATGATCTGACCGGAAACGGGGCTTAGAAGCAGCATAATGGCGTCGTGCTCATTAAACATGGCCTGCGTCTGTTCAAACAGATTTTCCATCCGCTTTTGAACGTTTTTCTTCTCGACAGCCGTCCAAACACCGGTCATCAGCATGGTCAGCTCTGAGACGTCAACCTCGTCGTAATCGGAGGCTTTATTGGCAAGCCCAACGGCCGCGACAATTTTATCGTTGACAATAATCGGCACGGACAAATAGTTTTTAAGCGCGATATGGCCTTCCGGGTAGCCCCGCTTGAGAGGGTGCGGCATGTCGAAATTATTAAAGATTGTCGGGCTGCGGTGGCGGATGGCTTCACCCCAGATGCCTGTCTGATCGAGCGAATAAACATGCTTCATATCAGGAATCATGCAGGCGGATAAAACACCCTTTGTCCAGCAATTTAATGTCAGCTCGCGCTGGTCTTCATCATAGGTGAAGATGTACCCGTATTGGCTGCCCGTCAGAGTTAATGCTTCGCCAAGGGCGTATTCGAGCTGCTCCTGACCGGTCTGAAACGTCATCATGAAAGCGTTGGCGAGGATTCTGTGGCGCGCCATTGTCCTTTTAAGCTTTTCTTCCTGCTTTTTTTCTTCCGTAATGTCGCGGATATAAGCCCCGACCCCTGTTTTCAGATTGCCGATAGGCACCGGGAACTTGACCGCTTCATATATGGTGCCGCCGTGCGAAAACTCGGTAACGCTGCTGTTTCTGGAGGTAATAGCAGCCATGTCTGTCTCATCGGCGTGGAAATCAAGCGCGACTTCGCTGTCTTTCCGCCCGATGATCTCGGAGCTTTCAAGGCCGCAAGCGTCCAACAGCGCGTTGTTGACGATCATGTAGCGCAGATGATCGTCCTTCAGATAGATAATGTTGTTGCTCGCGTTAATAAATGTCCTGTAAAGCAGCTCGCTTTTAACGAGATCGTCCTCCAGTTCTTTATGCGAGGTGATATCCTGACAGTAAAAAAGGAAACGGTTTTCCGACTGCGCATGGGCATGAATAGACAGCCAGCGGAGCTCGCCGACTTTCGTCTTGATTTGAAGCTGGCAGTCAGCCTGTGATGCACCGATTAACTCATTAAAAAACATCAGCGCAAGGATACGGCTTTGCGCAGCGACAAGACGCTGCGGCTTGATTTTTAATAGTTCCTCCGGCGTATAGCCGGATATGGCACATGCCTGCGTATTCACGTCAAGAAATCTGCCATCAGCCGTTACGGCGACAATGCCGAGCGGTGCGGCGTCGATATAGCTTTTCAGCTTTTTTTCACTCTCAGAGGAGACTTCAAACTCTTCTTTTTCGATGGTGATATCACTGAAAAGGGTTACAAAGTAGCCGCGCTCCGGGCTGTACGCGTTAATTCTGTACCACCGCCCGAGCGCTTCTGAAAAATGCTCAAAATTAAGCACTGTCTCGTTAAGTGCCACGTCACCGTAAGCGTCAATCCAATCGAAGCGATCTTCCCGTATTGTCGGGATGACTTCTGTCACGCGCCGACCGATGACTTGAGATGCTTTGAGCCCTGTCGCCGCCTCAAAGGCGCTGTTTACATCAATATATTCATAATCAACGGGCCGCCCGTCACGGTCTTGAATGATCTGATGCAGTGCATAACCAACGGGCATGCTTTCAAGAACTTTTTTATAGGAAGTGTAGTTGTTCATAGGTGGCCTCAGTTTCAGCATGTTTTTGATTCTCGTTAATATTTTCGATACATTACAAAGCTTCATAACAGCAGAAGGAAAAATAAATGATAAAATATAAGAATAATGAAAAAAGCGCGTTCAATGTCAGAAGAGCAACGGCGCTGCTGAACAGACAGCCCAATTGCCGCCCGCAGGGACACGAAGTTGCACGATGTTTCATAGAATGGGGCGGAGTTGATCTCAATGTATTACACTGTCCAACCGGGGGATTTTCTGTATAGTATCGCTGCAAATTTCGGCGTCCCTGTTGAAGCCATTTTAGCGGCAAACCCCGGTTTAAACCCTTATAACTTGTACGCTGGTCAGGTCATCCTCATACCGGTTTACGGCTATCGCCCCTATCCCAGCTATCCGAGATACGTTTATCCGATTTTTCCGAGACCACCTTTCTTCCCCGGGGGACCCGGCCATGATCATAGGCCCGGCCCCGGACCAAGACCCGGCCCCGGCCCCGGGCCAAGACCCGGCCCCGGTCCCGGACCAAGACCCGGCCCCGGCCCCGGACCAAGACCTGGTCCCGGCCCCGGATACCGCCGATAGAATGTGACTGTTCCATCGACATGATTACCCTCCTTATTCATAAATCTTTTATCTCCCGCGGCGGCGTATTTCCGCAGGCGGGAGTCTTTTTGTGCTTGTCTCATATTTTCTCATCCGCAACATATATTTTTAATGGCTGGCAACGATATCGTGTCGGCCGGAGATTGAACGCCTCTTGCGTTCCCGCCAAGGAGTTGAATATTTTTGTATTTTCTGCTGTTTTTGTTTCTTGCCGCCGCGGCGGCCGTTTTTATCAAGGGGATTCGCATTGTCCGCCCAACACAGCGCGGATATATAGAAACGCTTGGCAAGACAGCGCGATACGCCGAACCCGGCTTTCATTGGATCATCCCGATGATTCAGTCCATGTATCTCGTGATGGTTTCCGAACAGACGGTTTTTCTTGGGCCGATGCTTGTGACAACGGAGGATAACGTCACTGTCGGGGTCAGCGCGCAGGTGACGTTTCAGGTCAAAGCCGAGCCGGATAGTGTTAGCGCCGCGCTTTATCACGCGGAGGATTATATTGAGCAGCTGTTAAATGTATCAAAAGAGGCCATACGGGATTGCATCGGCGCAAGACCCTTAGAACGCGTCATCAGTCGGAAGGAACGGCTCAGCAAAGAACTGGCGGGTCTGCTCCAAGAAAAAGCCGGCCGCTGGGGCGTTTCAATTCTTGACGCCGATGTGAGCGATTTGGATCTCCCGCGGGAACTGCGCGAGATCATTCACAAAGCGGCCTCTGCGGAATTTTTAAGGAAGGCTGCCGATGGGGCATCCCTTGCGGTTCAAATTAAAGCGACTGGTGAAAAAGCGGCGGAAATCATCAGAGCCGAGGGCATGATGCAGGCTAAAATTCTGGCGGCGGAGGGTGAAGCCGAAGCGCAGCGGATTCTAAAGGGATGATGATTCCTGAAACAGGAATTGACTTTCCAACCGGATGGTATATAGTAAAAATATAAGCTTAAGAGAGATTACGACGTTAAAAATGAAAGGGTGGGAAAAAAGATGCCAATACTTATTATTGCTGCAATCGCCGTCATCATCATATTTTTTGGC belongs to Oscillospiraceae bacterium CM and includes:
- the cphA gene encoding cyanophycin synthetase produces the protein MKANPITIDELFSYGGKNIYSHKPVIKMVVDIGRYGDIPTKDIPHFNEELLALFPGLRTNCCALGYSGGFLERLREGTYLGHVLEHVILEMQVILGYDVSFGKTRTVQEPDKYYLVCEYLNEVCALECAKAAVMIFNNLIDGRAVAIDDLMAYLKKISVEAELGPSTQAIADEAKKRGIPVTRIANESLIRLGYGKNSRLVESTLTDATACICADISCNKQLSKHLLSEQKIPVPYGKVVYSEMSALMAAGQIGMPVVIKPLDSNQGKGVHLNLREPSEIREAFANASKYSSGVIVEQYVTGSDYRVLVVGSAVKAVAKRVPACVQGDGVLTIRALVERVNSDPNRGDKHERPLTKIRLDDIAVKLLEKFGMTPDTVLQEGAIVFLRENGNISTGGTAVDCTDIIHPDNAELAVRAAAAIGIDIAGIDIVTADISKSILETGGVIVEVNTAPGIRMHLYPSAGKARDVAADIVSLLFPDVSSTQFPIVSVTGTNGKTTTARLIQHVLMTTGKTVGLTSTSGTFINKKCICRGDNSGPTSARSLLANKAVDAAVLETARGGIIREGLGYDSADVGVITNITEDHLGLDGVETLEDLVFVKSLVAEAVKDGGYAVVNALDAATPGILKRLMQKRINAEPVLFYNAPEADSQFDGLNGIRVFNEGGWIRVIDGEKRLGIVRVNEIPVTLGGRITCNVDNALAATAALYALKIPAEQIRAGLLSFTDNIGRFELYDYSGVAVMLDYGHNPAGYENAVAVCQNLTPRRLIGVVGMPGDRTDASIAAVGRLCGASFDRLYVKEDTDRRGRASGEVAHRIAASAFEIGFSRDSLEIVLDETAAAMQALTAARRGDLVVIFYEKLTPLQRLLDELGAIKQYPGINSKILACV
- a CDS encoding ABC transporter ATP-binding protein, whose protein sequence is MVIDINDVGKRFGHLRVLSGISLTAQPGEILCLLGPSGAGKTTLIRLITGALCPDGGTITYDGEKIPTMASIRHIGYMPQNDAVYNDITGLDNLLFFGRLYGLKGARLKDAATRMLTLVNLTDDQNKLVCNYSGGMKKRLSLAVALLHDPDILVLDEPTVGIDPLLRQTIWDKFNDLAARGKTIIISTHVMDEADKCKKAALLYQGLLIEHDTVAALKDKTASGSLEELFFMAGKAGAAE
- a CDS encoding ABC transporter permease, with protein sequence MKGVFLRVIRQMANDKRSLALIFIAPLMILTLLFLLLGDSPYVPKLAVSSSMPSQAVTRLEEQDVTVTHLAADADVETLLKNGDIDAYLSMAPGSADIKMLEPDSVKMGKITTAVKNALETSSGQQGLSFSYIYGEVTSTFDSLGYVLLGVMAFFVVFILSGVSFIRERTTGTMERLMLTPVKRLSVAAGYTAGFGVFAAMQSAVLVLYAQSVLGLHFSGSVLLAVLIMVLLAFTAVATGTFISIFANNEFQVVQFIPVIIIPQIFFSGMIPIDTLPYHLGILSYVMPVYYGCTALKAVLLKGEGITAVWPYLLVLVGLLLLLSLINTLALKKYRSI
- a CDS encoding PAS domain S-box protein — protein: MNNYTSYKKVLESMPVGYALHQIIQDRDGRPVDYEYIDVNSAFEAATGLKASQVIGRRVTEVIPTIREDRFDWIDAYGDVALNETVLNFEHFSEALGRWYRINAYSPERGYFVTLFSDITIEKEEFEVSSESEKKLKSYIDAAPLGIVAVTADGRFLDVNTQACAISGYTPEELLKIKPQRLVAAQSRILALMFFNELIGASQADCQLQIKTKVGELRWLSIHAHAQSENRFLFYCQDITSHKELEDDLVKSELLYRTFINASNNIIYLKDDHLRYMIVNNALLDACGLESSEIIGRKDSEVALDFHADETDMAAITSRNSSVTEFSHGGTIYEAVKFPVPIGNLKTGVGAYIRDITEEKKQEEKLKRTMARHRILANAFMMTFQTGQEQLEYALGEALTLTGSQYGYIFTYDEDQRELTLNCWTKGVLSACMIPDMKHVYSLDQTGIWGEAIRHRSPTIFNNFDMPHPLKRGYPEGHIALKNYLSVPIIVNDKIVAAVGLANKASDYDEVDVSELTMLMTGVWTAVEKKNVQKRMENLFEQTQAMFNEHDAIMLLLSPVSGQIIDANPAAVSFYGYSKDDLLSLTIDNINDGPENFEPASDPDRRRFYSTSHRLKNGYKRVVDVYSCPITHNNDQVVFSIIFDVTEREKAFAEIKYLSFHDHLTGLYNRRYFDSMLCQMNEEQYMPLTIVMADVNGLKLINDSFGHIQGDELLRSAAAIIKEGCRKEDISARIGGDEFVIILPNTDNAEAGKIVRRIKRLQSKVKIKQLDLSLSFGYAVKHTAASDMDLVVSEAENKMYKNKMHESASTRNKTVSIIMKTLYEKCSGEVVHSSRVSKISEAIAAEMNFDAEQLTQISVAGLLHDIGKIGIDDGILTKRGVFTKTEREEIQKHSESGWRILCNSDEHAGIADYILYHHEYIDGKGYPRGIRGDAIPLVSKIIAVADAYDAMTSDRPYRARMTKEEAVEELIHNSGTQFDKEVVTVFIENVLNSGRYSDI
- a CDS encoding SPFH/Band 7/PHB domain protein is translated as MYFLLFLFLAAAAAVFIKGIRIVRPTQRGYIETLGKTARYAEPGFHWIIPMIQSMYLVMVSEQTVFLGPMLVTTEDNVTVGVSAQVTFQVKAEPDSVSAALYHAEDYIEQLLNVSKEAIRDCIGARPLERVISRKERLSKELAGLLQEKAGRWGVSILDADVSDLDLPRELREIIHKAASAEFLRKAADGASLAVQIKATGEKAAEIIRAEGMMQAKILAAEGEAEAQRILKG